A genome region from Panthera leo isolate Ple1 chromosome A2, P.leo_Ple1_pat1.1, whole genome shotgun sequence includes the following:
- the CDC37 gene encoding hsp90 co-chaperone Cdc37, which translates to MVDYSVWDHIEVSDDEDETHPNIDTASLFRWRHQARVERMEQFQKEKEELERGCRECRRKVAECQRRLKELEAAEGEGSKAELERLQAEAQQLRKEERSWEQKLEEMRKKEKSMPWNVDTLSKDGFSKSMVNTKPEQAEEESEEVREQKHKTFVEKYEKQIKHFGMLRRWDDSQKYLSDNVHLVCEETANYLVIWCIDLEVEEKCALMEQVAHQTIVMQFILELAKSLKVDPRACFRQFFTKIKTADRQYMEGFNDELEAFKERVRGRAKLRIEKAMKEYEEEERRKRLGPGGLDPVEVYESLPEELQKCFDVKDVQMLQDAISKMDPTDAKYHMQRCIDSGLWVPNSKSSEAKEGEEAGPGDPLLEAGPKPGDKKDVSA; encoded by the exons ATGGTGGACTATAGCGTGTGGGACCACATCGAGGTGTCTGACGATGAGGACGAGACGCACCCCAACATCGACACGGCCAGTCTCTTCCGCTGGCGGCACCAG GCCCGGGTGGAGCGCATGGAgcagttccagaaggagaaggaggagctggagaggggcTGCCGCGAGTGCAGGCGCAAGGTGGCCGAGTGCCAGCGGAGGCTGAAGGAGCTGGAGGCGGCGGAGGGCGAGGGCAGCAAGGCGGAGCTAGAGCGGCTGCAGGCTGAGGCTCAGCAGCTGCGCAAGGAGGAGCGGAGCTGGgagcagaagctggaggagatGCGCAAGAAGGAGAAGAGCATGCCCTGGAACGTGGACACGCTCAGCAAGGACGGCTTCAGCAag AGCATGGTCAACACCAAGCCGGAGCAGGCGGAGGAGGAGTCGGAGGAAGTGAGGGAGCAGAAACACAAAACGTTCGTGGAGAAGTACGAGAAACAGATCAAGCACTTTG GCATGCTCCGTCGCTGGGACGACAGCCAGAAGTACCTGTCGGACAACGTCCATCTGGTGTGCGAGGAGACCGCCAACTACCTGGTCATCTGGTGCATCGACCTAGAGGTGGAGGAG AAATGTGCACTCATGGAGCAGGTGGCCCACCAGACCATCGTCATGCAGTTCATCCTGGAGCTGGCTAAGAGCCTGAAGGTGGATCCCCGCGCCTGCTTCCGGCAGTTCTTCACCAAGATCAAG ACAGCCGACCGCCAGTACATGGAGGGCTTCAACGACGAACTGGAGGCCTTCAAGGAGCGCGTGCGGGGCCGCGCCAAGCTGCGCATCGAGAAGGCCATGAAGGAATACGAGGAGGAGGAGCGCCGGAAGCGGCTCGGCCCCGGCGGCTTGGACCCCGTGGAGGTCTACGAGTCTCTCCCTGAG GAACTGCAGAAATGCTTCGACGTGAAAGATGTGCAGATGCTTCAAGACGCCATCAGCAAGATGGACCCCACC GATGCGAAGTACCACATGCAGCGCTGCATCGACTCTGGCCTCTGGGTCCCCAACTCCAAGTCCAGCGAGgccaaggagggggaggaggcaggcccTGGGGACCCCTTGCTGGAAGCCGGCCCCAAGCCAGGCGACAAGAAGGATGTCAGCGCGTGA